The nucleotide sequence AGCGGTTCACAACGCGACCGTCCACGGACTGTACGTCTTGGATACGGCGACGATGAGTCGAATGCCGATGGACACGTCCTGGGAAGCCGTCTCCGGCATGTTACGCGAGGAGGCAGAGCAAGCGCTCACAGAGATCGAGGAGCTGGCCGGCGAGGCTGTGACGGTCGAGACGACATTGGTCGAGGGGGCACCCAGCCGGGAAATCGTCGCCCGTGCCGAAAACGCGGCCGTCGACCTGATCGTCATGGGCACCCACGGCCGGGGCGGGCTCAATCGACTCCTCCTGGGCAGTGTCGCCGAGCGCGTGATCCGGTCTGCGCCAGTGCCGGTGTTGACCTATCGGGTCGGCGAACCGCCGGAAGTACGCAGTCCTGAAGAATGATGTGACGGGAGCGTTCACCCCGGAGTGACGCGACTGCTCGGTTCAGCGGTCGTTGAAAAGTCGGGCCGCGAATCGGCGATCAGTGATCGCCGGTGTCTTCGTAGACCCACTCGGCGTCGGCGCGCTCGTAGTCGACCAGTTCCTCGTCGTCGAAGAACAGCTCGATCTCGCGCTCGTTCGCTCCGGGGTCCTCGTTGTCCGAGCCGTGGATGATGTTGTGCCCCAGATCGAGCCCGTAGTCGCCCCGGATCGTGCCGGGGGCGGCCTCGGCGGGATCGGTCGCGCCCATCATCTGGCGGACCTGCCGCGTCGCGTCGGCACCTTCCCAGACCATCGCCATGACCGGT is from Halorhabdus sp. BNX81 and encodes:
- a CDS encoding universal stress protein, whose amino-acid sequence is MYDRILVPTDGSDGIEPVIEHALELAAVHNATVHGLYVLDTATMSRMPMDTSWEAVSGMLREEAEQALTEIEELAGEAVTVETTLVEGAPSREIVARAENAAVDLIVMGTHGRGGLNRLLLGSVAERVIRSAPVPVLTYRVGEPPEVRSPEE
- the ndk gene encoding nucleoside-diphosphate kinase; this encodes MSHHDERTFVMAKPDAVQRGLIGEIVSRLEERGLKLVGAKFMQIDEDLAHEHYGEHEDKPFFDGLVEFITSGPVMAMVWEGADATRQVRQMMGATDPAEAAPGTIRGDYGLDLGHNIIHGSDNEDPGANEREIELFFDDEELVDYERADAEWVYEDTGDH